The following proteins are encoded in a genomic region of Prochlorococcus marinus XMU1408:
- the rpmF gene encoding 50S ribosomal protein L32, giving the protein MAVPKKKTSKGKRNQRHAIWKGKAAIAAEKALSIGKSVLTGRAQGFVYPMNETSEEDSE; this is encoded by the coding sequence ATGGCGGTACCCAAGAAAAAGACCTCTAAAGGGAAAAGAAATCAAAGACATGCAATATGGAAAGGTAAAGCTGCTATAGCGGCAGAGAAGGCTTTATCAATAGGCAAATCAGTACTCACAGGTAGGGCGCAAGGCTTTGTTTATCCAATGAATGAGACTTCAGAAGAAGATTCTGAATAG
- a CDS encoding DUF565 domain-containing protein: MQKTKFWKSIESFLLFLNPIISGSWSKRSILLLSLLSGFYFTNSLISYLLDKSVNTIFLAISILLIMELSVRLLFFTKFLKIYILILSINNFRIGSTYALILEAFKLGS, from the coding sequence ATGCAGAAAACTAAATTTTGGAAATCTATTGAATCATTTTTATTATTTTTAAATCCTATTATCTCTGGTTCTTGGAGTAAGAGAAGTATTTTATTGCTTTCACTATTGTCTGGTTTTTATTTTACTAATAGTCTGATTTCATATTTACTGGATAAATCAGTTAATACAATCTTTCTGGCAATATCAATTTTATTAATAATGGAATTGTCAGTTAGATTATTATTTTTTACTAAATTCTTAAAAATATATATATTAATACTTTCAATTAATAATTTTAGAATTGGTTCAACTTATGCACTCATACTCGAGGCTTTTAAGCTAGGTTCTTAA
- a CDS encoding HAD-IA family hydrolase gives MNKLSAVFWDVDGTLADTELCGHRVAFNLAFKDFDLNWYWDKSKYLDLLRISGGLNRIINYRNEIYSDITDDLCVKIQSRKAFHYKELIDAGEIKVREGVYRLIHELAVFNVEQFIVTTSGRNSLEPFLHKALNSYLNYFSKIITYEDVINHKPFPDAYNLAVKLSQNSNLNCIAIEDSNVGVEAAKAANINCLMTLPPWSNNFQNITDKATACVDGLGNDNNCTKLFYGKPLISNYVDFAYLNKLNN, from the coding sequence ATGAATAAATTATCCGCTGTTTTCTGGGATGTTGATGGAACATTAGCTGACACAGAGCTTTGTGGGCATAGAGTTGCATTTAATTTAGCTTTTAAAGATTTTGATTTAAATTGGTATTGGGATAAGTCTAAATATTTAGATCTTTTGAGAATATCAGGCGGCTTAAATAGAATAATCAACTATCGGAATGAAATATATAGTGACATCACAGATGATCTCTGTGTAAAAATTCAATCAAGAAAGGCTTTTCATTATAAAGAATTAATAGATGCGGGAGAGATCAAAGTTAGGGAGGGAGTTTACCGTCTTATACATGAACTTGCAGTATTTAATGTCGAGCAATTTATTGTTACTACTAGTGGGAGAAATTCATTGGAACCCTTTTTGCATAAAGCATTAAATTCTTATTTAAATTATTTTTCTAAAATAATTACTTATGAGGATGTAATTAACCATAAGCCCTTTCCTGATGCCTATAACTTGGCAGTAAAATTAAGTCAAAATTCTAATTTAAATTGTATTGCCATTGAGGATTCCAATGTTGGTGTTGAGGCCGCTAAAGCCGCAAATATAAATTGCCTTATGACTTTGCCACCATGGTCAAATAATTTTCAAAACATAACAGATAAAGCTACTGCATGTGTTGATGGTCTTGGTAATGATAATAATTGTACAAAATTGTTTTATGGCAAACCACTTATTAGTAATTATGTTGATTTTGCGTATCTAAACAAACTTAATAATTGA
- the recJ gene encoding single-stranded-DNA-specific exonuclease RecJ — MRNEYNQIKKWILPKPIDKDEIINCEINYTLQKILTRRGIDVEEELKEFITPSQLPNPNDHFIELDKATKRIIEACQKNETIAICGDYDADGITSTVLLVELFTNLGANAIAFIPSRQNDGYGLNKKIINEIYNKQIKLIITVDNGISALDAIERSNELDIDLIITDHHKIPKNDIDIFALIHPELTPNNSPYKYLAGVGIAYMLAKYICDKLNYNIDQTTAKVLFCIGTVADMAPLVGANRKWLKEYLPRISSTNNNGIKAIISRLGINGIEITSDDIGYKIAPLINAVGRIGDTKLIIDLLTNSSESSVKKLMKECFAIHAERKKLTANIEVEAIEIAQKEYNNNKKFLVITKRDWHPGIIGIVAARILEKFNLPTAILSEAKKNIFTGSIRSNNLLKVNLALDECKEILISHGGHSAAAGFSIKEENIPELNERLNNIAKREMKNCDICKSIKPDAYVCFKDINYDFFRQLMYLGPFGVKNPAPIFWTRKCRVIDLYLIKGNHLKITLDDGSALIEAIHWNSSTKLRKNDLIDIAFYIEMNNWKRLEKLQLNILDIRKYSKIIELQLHNRIYKCELTKNKKIIITNTNGDSITSDLSGSIKKNKKAQNIYVQKILSFAEIALGTAA; from the coding sequence TTGAGAAATGAATACAATCAAATCAAGAAATGGATATTACCTAAACCTATAGATAAAGATGAGATTATTAATTGCGAAATAAATTATACATTACAGAAAATCTTAACTAGGAGGGGAATAGATGTAGAAGAAGAATTGAAAGAATTTATTACACCATCTCAACTTCCAAATCCAAATGATCATTTCATTGAATTGGACAAAGCGACTAAAAGGATAATTGAAGCTTGTCAAAAGAATGAAACGATAGCTATTTGTGGGGATTATGACGCTGATGGCATAACGAGCACAGTACTTTTAGTTGAGTTATTTACCAATTTAGGTGCAAATGCTATAGCATTTATTCCTTCAAGACAAAACGATGGTTACGGTCTAAATAAAAAAATAATAAATGAAATATATAATAAACAAATAAAGCTTATTATCACTGTTGATAATGGTATTTCAGCCCTTGACGCAATAGAAAGATCAAATGAACTTGATATTGATTTAATAATCACAGATCATCATAAAATACCGAAAAATGACATTGATATTTTTGCATTAATTCATCCAGAACTTACCCCTAATAATTCTCCTTATAAATATTTAGCTGGAGTTGGAATTGCTTATATGCTAGCTAAATATATATGTGATAAGTTAAATTATAATATAGATCAAACAACAGCAAAGGTATTATTTTGTATAGGAACAGTAGCTGATATGGCTCCACTAGTTGGAGCCAATAGAAAATGGCTAAAAGAGTACTTACCTAGAATTTCGTCTACAAATAATAATGGCATTAAGGCAATTATCAGTAGATTGGGAATAAATGGTATTGAAATTACTTCTGATGATATAGGCTACAAAATAGCACCATTAATTAATGCTGTTGGAAGGATAGGTGATACTAAATTAATAATTGATCTTTTAACTAATTCCTCTGAGAGTTCTGTAAAAAAACTCATGAAAGAATGTTTTGCCATTCATGCCGAAAGAAAAAAGTTGACAGCAAATATTGAGGTGGAAGCAATTGAAATCGCACAAAAAGAATATAATAATAATAAAAAGTTTCTTGTCATAACAAAACGTGACTGGCATCCTGGAATAATAGGAATCGTAGCCGCAAGAATACTTGAAAAATTTAACTTACCAACCGCAATATTATCTGAAGCAAAAAAAAACATATTTACGGGATCTATAAGATCCAACAACTTATTAAAGGTAAATTTGGCTTTAGATGAATGCAAAGAGATTCTAATTTCTCATGGTGGTCATTCAGCAGCAGCAGGTTTTTCAATAAAAGAAGAAAATATACCTGAGCTAAATGAAAGGCTAAATAATATTGCAAAAAGAGAAATGAAAAATTGTGATATATGTAAATCAATCAAGCCAGATGCTTACGTCTGTTTTAAAGATATTAATTATGATTTTTTTAGGCAATTGATGTATTTAGGACCATTTGGGGTTAAAAATCCTGCTCCAATATTTTGGACTAGAAAATGTAGAGTTATAGACCTATACTTAATAAAAGGAAACCATTTAAAAATCACATTGGATGATGGTTCAGCCTTAATTGAAGCAATACATTGGAATTCATCAACTAAATTAAGGAAGAATGATTTAATAGATATTGCTTTTTACATTGAAATGAACAATTGGAAAAGACTAGAAAAGCTACAATTAAATATATTAGATATAAGAAAATATTCTAAGATAATTGAATTACAATTACATAATAGAATCTACAAATGTGAATTAACAAAAAACAAAAAAATAATAATAACAAATACAAATGGAGATTCTATAACCTCAGATTTATCAGGAAGCATTAAGAAAAATAAAAAAGCTCAAAATATTTATGTTCAAAAGATACTTAGCTTTGCCGAGATTGCACTAGGTACAGCTGCGTGA
- the psb30 gene encoding photosystem II reaction center protein Ycf12/Psb30 → MGNLLPLVAVFLAGPAIVALIYYRRGV, encoded by the coding sequence ATGGGAAACCTTTTGCCTCTAGTAGCCGTCTTTCTTGCTGGACCAGCCATTGTTGCTTTGATCTACTATAGAAGAGGTGTGTAA
- a CDS encoding TMEM165/GDT1 family protein, with protein sequence MGQPNSNSNNKISDQKDSSTFISILITSFSTIFLAELGDKTQLATLMLSAQSGRPIIIFIGAGLALISTSLIGVLLGQWIANNFPRQRFTVVSGIIMLSLGLYLVSQGFIEFLKVRN encoded by the coding sequence ATGGGTCAACCTAATTCAAATTCTAATAATAAGATTAGTGACCAAAAGGATTCATCAACTTTTATCAGTATATTAATTACTTCATTTAGTACAATTTTTCTTGCAGAGTTAGGAGATAAGACACAGCTAGCGACTCTAATGCTTTCAGCTCAGTCGGGAAGACCAATAATTATTTTTATAGGTGCTGGTCTTGCCCTTATCTCAACTAGTCTGATTGGTGTACTACTTGGACAATGGATAGCAAATAATTTTCCAAGACAACGATTTACAGTTGTATCAGGGATAATTATGTTAAGTTTAGGATTATACCTAGTATCACAAGGTTTTATAGAATTTCTAAAAGTTAGAAATTGA
- a CDS encoding TMEM165/GDT1 family protein has translation MLLTLLFTTFFTVFLAEMGDKTQLTTITLSSTTNKPIAVFIGSSIALILATLLGALAGGSIASLIPAFLLKLLSGIVFLILGIKLLAQSSKETTSES, from the coding sequence ATGCTACTCACGCTCCTTTTTACAACTTTTTTCACAGTTTTTCTGGCTGAGATGGGAGACAAAACTCAGTTAACAACAATAACTTTAAGTAGTACAACCAATAAACCAATAGCGGTATTTATTGGATCGTCAATTGCTCTTATTTTGGCTACCCTTTTAGGAGCATTGGCTGGCGGCTCAATAGCTAGCTTAATACCTGCTTTCTTGTTAAAACTGCTTTCTGGGATAGTATTCTTAATTCTAGGGATTAAACTTCTTGCACAAAGCAGTAAAGAAACTACTAGTGAAAGCTAG
- a CDS encoding RNB domain-containing ribonuclease — MTTVSKILENLEKEDGLEVPRLEKSLKLSRKIDRDNLEIAIKALTKLGIVKSIENEKLVINKEIDFVRGRVRCSSKGYCFVVREDEGEDIYIRETNLNNAWHGDSVIVLITKEALKRRAPEGSIQCVLQRYNETLLAKIEKDNANGNLKAYPLDDRIPAIIDVEDGEEIITNLSNKDFIYEIEISKYPIAQFKAIGKIIREFPLNAGVEGDVDILLSKNNISRNIDPPKVSPKKIQLKGREDLTCQPSLLFSSWECKNSPSLPALFAQPYEGGNRIWIHSPSVSERLNIGGKLDKYLMDKGEAICLGNNWLEFLNETLVSASAFKLNEEREAISLMIDIDSKGIVIDWKFSLSIIKPVKEVTDKHLQTINNRKATSKSIPIALKSLKENLEVIYTIIHSSKLINQINNSSIKLDQHIPNLERLSELQKAFPSRDFHGWTKSYDSCDPQSILDIYIRLSNNILAKHLYEYKLPFIFKEHEGIEQSSINELTKSALVLDSDITVKLDGSQSANDLIKSFDSSSEKKILHKLVKHIIPGIHLKLFNHADSINYDELNKKSFISNVESPWCCPSLNYWNIFNQFIISLLLNDGKSKNSSRSKDSVNLGQKDSWKDVSWKIFSSKINEIIEKQANLKLIQHLNDRRKQSKSFRNNIISIAQGREAQKIIGKEVPAIITGVQSYGFFAEINELTSEGLVHVSTLGDDWYEYRSRQNLLIGRKNKKTYQLAQKINVRVLKVDILKNQIDLELIKNEDSDLINNKKMTSENRSDDKE, encoded by the coding sequence ATGACTACAGTTTCAAAGATACTAGAAAATCTTGAAAAAGAAGATGGATTAGAAGTACCTAGACTAGAAAAGTCTTTGAAACTTTCAAGAAAAATTGATAGAGATAATTTAGAGATAGCAATCAAAGCTCTAACAAAACTTGGAATAGTTAAAAGCATTGAAAATGAGAAGTTAGTTATCAATAAAGAAATTGATTTTGTTCGAGGTAGAGTTCGTTGCAGTAGTAAAGGCTATTGTTTTGTTGTTAGAGAAGATGAGGGTGAAGACATTTATATTAGAGAAACAAATTTAAATAATGCCTGGCATGGAGATTCTGTTATTGTATTAATTACAAAAGAGGCTCTTAAGAGAAGAGCCCCTGAAGGTTCAATACAATGTGTTTTACAAAGATATAATGAGACCTTGTTGGCAAAGATTGAAAAGGATAATGCTAATGGAAATTTAAAAGCTTATCCATTGGATGACAGGATACCTGCAATTATTGATGTTGAAGATGGTGAAGAAATTATTACTAATTTATCGAATAAAGATTTTATTTATGAAATAGAAATAAGTAAATATCCAATCGCTCAATTTAAAGCAATAGGAAAAATTATTAGAGAATTTCCATTAAATGCAGGAGTCGAAGGTGATGTTGATATATTACTTTCGAAAAATAATATTTCTAGAAATATTGATCCTCCAAAAGTATCTCCTAAAAAAATTCAATTAAAAGGCAGAGAGGACTTGACATGCCAACCCTCCTTGTTATTTAGCAGTTGGGAATGCAAAAATTCTCCATCTTTACCCGCATTATTTGCTCAACCTTATGAAGGTGGAAATAGAATATGGATTCATTCTCCTAGCGTATCAGAAAGGTTAAATATTGGAGGTAAATTGGACAAATATCTCATGGATAAAGGTGAAGCAATATGTTTAGGAAATAATTGGCTTGAGTTCTTAAATGAAACATTAGTTTCAGCATCTGCCTTCAAACTTAATGAAGAACGTGAAGCTATTTCTTTAATGATTGATATAGATAGCAAAGGTATAGTAATTGATTGGAAGTTTTCACTAAGCATCATTAAACCTGTAAAAGAAGTGACAGATAAGCATTTACAAACTATTAATAATAGAAAAGCAACATCCAAATCTATACCAATTGCACTTAAATCATTAAAAGAAAATCTAGAAGTTATTTACACTATTATTCATTCATCAAAACTAATTAATCAGATAAATAATAGTTCTATTAAATTAGATCAGCATATTCCCAATTTAGAAAGGCTAAGTGAATTACAAAAAGCTTTTCCAAGCAGAGACTTTCATGGATGGACAAAATCATATGACAGCTGTGATCCGCAATCAATATTAGATATATATATCAGATTATCAAATAATATTCTTGCTAAACATTTATATGAATATAAGCTACCTTTTATATTTAAAGAACATGAAGGAATTGAACAATCATCTATAAACGAGCTAACCAAATCAGCCTTAGTACTTGATAGTGACATAACAGTGAAATTAGACGGATCACAATCTGCAAACGATTTAATAAAATCATTCGACTCTAGCTCTGAAAAGAAAATCCTTCATAAATTAGTAAAACATATTATACCTGGTATTCATTTAAAACTTTTTAATCACGCTGATAGTATTAATTATGATGAATTAAATAAAAAGTCATTCATTAGTAATGTTGAATCTCCGTGGTGCTGTCCATCATTAAATTATTGGAATATATTTAATCAATTTATTATCAGTTTGCTATTAAATGATGGTAAAAGTAAAAATTCTAGTAGAAGTAAAGATTCCGTAAATTTAGGTCAGAAAGATAGTTGGAAAGATGTCTCATGGAAAATTTTTAGTTCTAAAATCAATGAAATTATTGAGAAGCAAGCAAATTTAAAATTAATACAACATTTAAATGATAGAAGGAAACAATCAAAATCTTTTAGGAACAATATTATTTCAATAGCACAAGGAAGAGAAGCTCAAAAAATTATTGGTAAAGAAGTACCAGCTATTATTACTGGCGTCCAAAGCTATGGTTTTTTTGCAGAAATAAACGAGTTAACTTCAGAAGGGTTAGTTCATGTAAGCACTCTTGGTGATGATTGGTACGAATACAGGTCACGACAAAACCTTTTAATTGGACGTAAAAATAAAAAGACTTATCAACTTGCACAAAAAATAAATGTTAGAGTTTTAAAAGTTGACATCTTAAAAAATCAAATTGATTTAGAATTGATCAAAAATGAAGATAGTGATTTAATTAATAATAAGAAAATGACTAGTGAAAATAGATCTGATGATAAAGAATAA
- a CDS encoding flavin prenyltransferase UbiX — protein MKRIVIAITGASAMQLGERSIQLLLENDKSVDLILSKGAYEVAKSERNINIPVEPKAQSEFWRNKLRVESGDLNCYRWNDHSASIASGSHKTKGMVIVPCSMGTLGRIASGFSLDLIERCADVHLKENRPLIISPRESPFNLIHIENIKRVATAGAIIVPPIPAWYTNPKSIEDIIDFIVVRLFDSLGEDLDNIKRWVGPNK, from the coding sequence ATGAAGAGAATAGTTATTGCTATTACAGGTGCCTCTGCTATGCAATTAGGAGAAAGATCTATACAATTATTATTAGAAAATGATAAATCTGTAGATTTAATATTAAGTAAAGGTGCATACGAAGTTGCAAAAAGTGAGCGTAATATCAATATCCCTGTGGAACCAAAGGCTCAATCTGAATTCTGGAGAAATAAACTTCGTGTTGAATCAGGTGATTTGAATTGTTATAGATGGAATGATCATTCAGCTTCTATTGCTAGTGGAAGTCATAAAACAAAGGGTATGGTAATTGTTCCTTGTTCAATGGGAACGTTGGGACGTATAGCATCAGGTTTTTCATTAGATTTAATAGAGAGATGTGCCGATGTCCATCTTAAGGAAAATAGACCATTAATTATTTCTCCAAGAGAATCTCCTTTTAATTTAATTCATATAGAAAATATTAAGCGAGTGGCAACTGCTGGAGCTATCATTGTCCCACCAATACCAGCTTGGTATACCAACCCAAAATCCATTGAAGATATAATTGATTTTATAGTTGTAAGACTTTTTGATTCTTTAGGTGAAGATTTAGATAATATAAAAAGATGGGTAGGTCCAAATAAATGA
- a CDS encoding DUF2996 domain-containing protein, whose translation MENTSAANNITTKNENSNVDKTDIPKKPVKPPKLEDKPFEEFVSDHLIPGLKKSIQDKGSIVRNIDLIAGDRPVVGGKCWMVFCELADDRKFWLCFNKKLITSDKTILLAESNSAPSIVESFLIDEKKTTLPLLISRVLQRLNGQKWIGAN comes from the coding sequence ATGGAAAACACTTCAGCTGCCAACAACATAACAACAAAAAATGAAAATTCTAATGTAGACAAAACAGACATTCCCAAAAAACCTGTCAAACCTCCCAAATTAGAAGATAAACCTTTTGAGGAATTTGTATCAGATCACTTAATTCCTGGATTGAAAAAATCAATCCAAGATAAAGGATCTATCGTCAGAAATATTGATTTAATTGCAGGAGATAGACCAGTTGTAGGAGGTAAATGCTGGATGGTATTTTGTGAACTAGCAGACGATAGAAAGTTCTGGCTTTGCTTTAACAAAAAACTAATCACTTCAGATAAGACTATATTATTAGCTGAATCAAATTCTGCTCCAAGTATAGTAGAATCATTCTTAATTGACGAAAAAAAGACTACTTTACCCCTACTGATTTCCCGAGTTCTTCAGAGATTAAATGGACAGAAATGGATTGGTGCAAATTAA
- a CDS encoding TldD/PmbA family protein, producing the protein MTNSLLTKQSENLLFHTFDETLKPQIEDLLSLGKSAGADIVEIFLEKSDNISLLAEQDAISSVSPSFGIGAGIRVFLGKKDGFVSTNDLSKAGLLFALTQALGMLGLEIGSQNKNNFEGLKNLKDFGIDKNTWLNDSPDLNESTIKLLESTKLLASKNKNLQVRRASYSRNWQEVIVAATDGVFARDIRLHQTVGINVIAIKDKHRSTSARRYGSSGNPNDLRNWDIDKSSCDLNESAQKMLHAEYVEAGQMPVVLANKFGGVIFHEACGHLLETTQLERGTSPFHDKVNKQIAHKAVSAVDEGLSNYAFGSISMDDEGMEPQNTLLIENGILKKFLSDRAGSLRTGHPRTGSGRRQNFSFAAASRMRNTYIKKGNYSPEKLIESIENGLYCKSMGGGSVGPTGQFNFSVEEGYLIKKGKLDKPVKGATLIGEAKEILPRISMCANDLDLAAGFCGSVSGSVNVTVGQPHIKVDSITVGGR; encoded by the coding sequence TTGACTAATTCATTATTGACTAAACAGAGTGAAAATCTATTATTTCATACTTTTGATGAAACATTAAAACCTCAAATTGAAGATTTGTTATCCCTAGGTAAATCTGCTGGTGCTGACATTGTTGAAATTTTTCTTGAAAAATCAGACAATATTTCACTTTTAGCAGAACAAGATGCCATTTCAAGTGTCAGTCCATCCTTTGGAATAGGAGCTGGTATTAGAGTGTTTCTTGGAAAGAAAGACGGCTTTGTAAGTACAAACGATTTATCAAAAGCTGGGCTGTTGTTTGCTCTTACTCAGGCGTTGGGGATGTTAGGGCTCGAAATTGGATCCCAAAACAAAAATAATTTTGAAGGCTTAAAGAACTTAAAAGATTTTGGAATAGATAAAAATACTTGGCTAAATGATTCACCGGATCTAAACGAATCAACAATTAAGTTACTGGAATCTACGAAATTACTTGCTAGCAAAAACAAAAATCTCCAGGTTCGAAGAGCTAGTTATTCTAGAAATTGGCAAGAAGTAATTGTTGCAGCTACTGATGGAGTTTTTGCTAGAGATATTCGTCTCCATCAAACAGTTGGAATTAACGTAATAGCTATCAAAGACAAACACAGATCAACCTCTGCCAGAAGATATGGAAGTTCTGGAAACCCAAACGATTTAAGAAACTGGGACATTGATAAAAGTTCTTGTGATTTAAATGAAAGTGCACAAAAAATGCTTCATGCTGAATATGTTGAGGCAGGTCAAATGCCTGTAGTACTCGCAAACAAATTTGGAGGAGTTATTTTTCACGAAGCTTGTGGTCATCTATTAGAAACTACTCAATTAGAAAGAGGGACTTCTCCATTTCACGACAAGGTTAATAAGCAAATCGCCCATAAAGCAGTTAGTGCTGTGGATGAAGGACTTTCAAATTATGCTTTTGGATCAATATCTATGGATGATGAGGGTATGGAACCTCAAAATACTCTTTTAATTGAAAATGGAATTTTAAAAAAATTCCTTTCAGATAGAGCAGGTTCATTGAGAACTGGTCATCCAAGAACTGGAAGTGGAAGAAGACAAAATTTTTCTTTTGCCGCTGCAAGTCGTATGAGAAATACATATATTAAAAAAGGAAATTATTCGCCAGAAAAATTAATAGAAAGTATTGAAAATGGACTTTACTGCAAATCAATGGGAGGAGGAAGTGTAGGGCCCACAGGCCAATTTAACTTCTCAGTAGAAGAAGGTTATTTAATTAAAAAAGGCAAACTTGATAAACCCGTAAAGGGTGCGACCTTAATAGGAGAAGCAAAAGAAATACTCCCAAGAATATCTATGTGTGCAAATGATTTAGATCTAGCTGCTGGTTTTTGCGGCTCGGTAAGTGGCAGTGTTAACGTAACCGTTGGTCAACCACATATAAAAGTAGATTCAATCACAGTAGGAGGTAGATAA
- a CDS encoding TldD/PmbA family protein, with amino-acid sequence MMTSENKTTIGELNPALLNNLLEKYSKESKISKWDLGASSSKDISVQVQDGNAKQLKGSQRNSLTLRVWNTNNKVGITSTSDLTSEGIKKAMKGAIEASRFGNYKETPEFSSLAKSPLKNIKSTVKNNHRIDELLSILKQAEKKLIETHKSIDSVPYNGLSENYIERLYINSDGANRYMKLSQSSIYLYAKAQEKNKKPRSAGGIRINSNLEELDIEACIDETSNKLISHLNYQPIETKKYLICFTPDAFLQLINAFSSMFNARSIIDGLSLMNEESLGTLVAVKNLNISDEGLHPENVGAFSFDGEGTPTQNINLIKSGVLLNLIHSEATARKFGVNPTGHAGLGAKVSVSPDWLVVSKSDNEIDKDETLSVKTTLKEYILIDELSALHSGVKASQGSFSLPFDGWIVKDGKKTSIEAATVAGDILKVLKNIIKIENEQIVTHQGISPHIWVDNISITGEA; translated from the coding sequence ATGATGACTTCAGAAAATAAAACAACTATCGGAGAATTAAATCCAGCTTTACTAAATAATCTTTTAGAAAAGTATAGTAAAGAGTCTAAAATCTCAAAATGGGATCTTGGAGCATCATCAAGTAAAGATATATCAGTTCAAGTCCAAGATGGAAATGCTAAACAGCTTAAGGGTTCTCAACGTAATTCATTGACATTAAGAGTATGGAATACTAATAATAAAGTTGGAATAACGAGTACATCTGATTTAACAAGTGAAGGTATTAAAAAAGCCATGAAAGGTGCAATTGAAGCTAGCAGATTTGGTAATTATAAAGAGACTCCTGAATTTTCTAGTTTAGCAAAATCACCATTAAAAAATATTAAATCAACTGTTAAGAATAATCATAGAATAGATGAATTATTAAGTATTTTAAAACAAGCAGAAAAAAAGCTAATAGAAACACACAAATCTATAGATTCGGTTCCTTATAATGGGTTAAGTGAGAATTATATAGAGAGGTTATATATAAATAGTGATGGAGCAAATAGATATATGAAATTATCTCAATCATCAATATACTTATATGCTAAGGCGCAAGAAAAAAATAAAAAACCAAGAAGTGCTGGTGGCATAAGAATAAATTCAAACTTAGAGGAACTGGATATCGAGGCATGTATCGATGAAACATCAAATAAGTTAATTAGTCATCTTAATTATCAACCTATTGAAACTAAAAAATATTTGATTTGTTTTACACCTGATGCATTTCTTCAATTGATAAATGCATTTAGTTCAATGTTTAATGCTCGTTCAATTATAGATGGATTAAGCTTAATGAACGAAGAATCCTTAGGTACACTAGTAGCAGTAAAGAATCTGAACATAAGCGACGAAGGATTACATCCAGAGAATGTTGGGGCATTCAGTTTTGATGGAGAAGGTACTCCTACACAAAATATTAATTTGATAAAATCAGGTGTTTTGCTTAATTTGATTCATTCTGAAGCAACAGCTAGAAAGTTTGGAGTTAATCCTACCGGCCATGCAGGACTTGGAGCCAAAGTCTCTGTTTCTCCAGATTGGCTAGTTGTTAGCAAGTCTGATAATGAAATTGATAAAGATGAAACTTTAAGTGTAAAAACAACATTAAAAGAATATATTTTAATAGATGAATTATCTGCACTTCACTCCGGAGTAAAAGCAAGCCAAGGCTCATTTTCCTTGCCATTCGATGGATGGATTGTTAAAGATGGCAAGAAGACATCCATAGAAGCTGCAACAGTTGCTGGAGATATATTAAAAGTACTTAAAAATATAATTAAAATTGAGAATGAACAGATTGTTACTCATCAAGGGATAAGCCCACATATCTGGGTTGATAACATATCTATTACTGGAGAAGCGTGA